The Setaria viridis chromosome 9, Setaria_viridis_v4.0, whole genome shotgun sequence sequence CCGCCAATGGGATCGCCCTCTCGGGTCTCATCTCAGGCCGGGACAGCGGCACAGGCACATCGATTCGTCAGGTTTGGTGCCCCCCGCGCGCCGCGTCTGCGCGCGCGCCGGTGAGGCCTTGCCAGGATGCGGACACGGGACTCTGTGCAGGCGCGCCATGAGGCCACGATGTGCGGCCCGGTCTTGTCTGTCCCTTCCTGCGACAGCGCGGGCGCGCCCCGGCCTGTGCTGTCGAGGAGCTACTAGCTATGTTGCCCATCAGAGCTCGTGAGTCGTGACGCATGTCGCTGGGGGTCAGACGCATGTAACAGGGTGTTAatttaacacccatcacatccgatgtttgatgctaattaggagtattaaatataggttaattacaaaattaattgtacaaatggagtgtaattcgtgagacgaatctattaagcctaattagtccatgatttgacaatgtggtgctacagtaaccatttgctaatgatggattaattaggcttaatagattcgtctcgcgaattagcacggggtcctgcaattagttttataattagctcatgtttagttctcttaattagcattcgaacatccgatgtgacactgttaaagtttaacatctcgtattcaaacacccccGAGCATCAACACTAAACAGGTAGGCAGATAGGATAGCGTCTGAGCAGGAGATGGAACCGAACCAGACCTGCAGAAACGGACACACAGACATATCTCTGTTCATGTACGCAAGCTCCAAACTGAAGCGTACTACAGTCACGTCCACCACAACTAAAATTCCCTTCCCCTGGCTGGCTGCCAGCAGTACCTCAGCCTTCCAGGATAGAGCAAACAGGAAGAGGGCACAAAATGCTCGTGATTCCAACATGCCGATTTCCCTCAGTTCTGTGTACACATGGAGCTATCGCAGGAACAGAAGAGATGAGGGAAAAAACATGAAACTGGACAGAATTTACACCTGACCAGCTGTGCTACAAAGTACAAACCCAAGATCATTCTACTAGGGCAAAATGTCCCAATGCTCCACTATCAGTAATTCAAGATAGAACAAGGGTTGGGATGAGCAAACACTTGAACTAAAGCTTTACTGCAGCTCTTTGTCAGGCATGTAACAACCTAGGATGCCAGAAATTAGTTCTGTACTGGGCACTGGGTACAAGTACAACGACACCTCCCTAAAACTCGAGGATACTACATTCAATCACCGGTACACATTGTAGGAACAGCACACGCAGGTTAACAACAGCTGCCTCAAAACTCACTCGTCAACATGCCAATGGCCCTAGATCACGCTGCCCAGACATCCTAATTTGCAGTGCACAGCAGAACCCACAAACCACCTTGGCGATAGCTATTGCAGGCGATCTTCCACCTGCCAGCTCTGGCCAAAAATGAGCCACTAACTACAGGGAAGAAGTTGCTGGTCAGTCACCTCATCAATCAGGAAtatgtgatgatgatgtggGAAGCAGTGATCGCTCTGCTTGCATATCTGCCTGCGCTTGAGCTTCAACAAGAGCCAGAGCCTGTGCTTGTGCCTGCGCATGAACCTGCGCCATGGCCTCTGCTTGGGCTTGGGCTTGACTCTGCTGCTTTAGGAACCGATTCATTCGTTCAAGCAGCTGGATTGCTTTCCTCTTTCCTCTGTCTGTGCCACTTTCTGCTAGCTCCTCCAGCAAAGACACAATACCCTGCTCCTGCGCTTCAGCAagatgctgttgctgctgttcgCCATTGCAGAGATGCACCATTACAGCAGCTGCATTTTCCTTGTTCCTTGCGGATCCATTTCTGATAACTCCAACAAGAACAGGTATTGCAGAAGCAGCACCAATAGCTGCTTTTCCCTCAGGATGTCCAGAGAGGATTGCCAATATTGCAAGGGCCTCATCTACCATCCCACTTTCAGTCTCTGTGAGTAGTTCTAGTAGTATAGGAACCAATCCAGCTCTAACAGCTTTGCCCTTGTTGCCCTGATAAATGCACAGGTTAAATAGTGCTGTTGCTGCATCCTTTTTACCCCGTTGACTTCCATTACTCAATAGCTGTACAAGCGCAGGAATTGCCCCAGAAGCCCCAATAGTCACCTTGTTCTCATCTACAATTGAGAGGCTGAACAGCGTGGCAGCTGAATTTTCCCGAGCCTCCATGCTGCCCCTCTTTAATACATGCACAATTCCAGGAACAGCTCCAGAGGTGATTATTCTTGCCTTGTTCTCTTCGTAGATGGATAGATTCAAGAGGGCAGTAACCACATGCTCCTGGGTGCTAACATCAGTGGTTGATAGCAGGCTAACAAGAATAGGAATAGCACCAGCATCTCCAATACAAGCACGATTTTCAGCACTACGCTTGGCAAGCTGACGAAGCATACCAGCAGCACCCCGCTGATCTTCAAGGTTTTGGGATGAGAGTTTCTGAAGAAGCTCAACAACATTGTTATGCTCAGCAGCAGTACATGGCTTTGGTGCATTACTAAGTTGAGCAGAGCGTTTTGGCGGCTCGATACCATTCGCCTCACACCATTGAGTTATGAGGCTGCGAAGGACATAATTTGGAGTCAGGGATTTATTCGGAAGCTTCTGCTGTGTCTTCGGACAGGTGTCATGTCCAGCCTCCAGCCACCTCTCTATGCACCCTCGCTCATAAGTCTGCGAAGGCATATGCAAGGAATTATAGTGAGCTGAAATGCAAAAGTCTGCATATTGAATGGAAACATAAAAACATTTTAACATGGTATTGGGGCAGAGTAAGACCTGCCCAGTGGCGACAATAACTGGGTCTTTCATTAAATCCAGTGATATTGGACAACGGAAATCATCAGGAATAGCAGGACATGCTGAGTTGTCTTTTGGGGAAATGTCTGTTGTACTTGCTTGAGCACCCATTTCAGGGTCTTGAGTCTGCACAAAATCCTTGATCCTCTTCAGGAGCATCGACATCTTTTCAACAATTGCACCAGGATCACCGCCACTAGCCATCTCATGCAAGGTAAGAGATTCTTGATTGAGGTCATATATTGTGACAAGCTGCAACTTCTCAGATAACCTTCGAAGAATATCAGGGTCAACATTAGCACTGCTACTTGAATTATAGACGGACATCAGATCATTAAAAAGATCGTCATCGGATGAATCCGATCGTTCCTTAGCTCTTTTGAACTGAGCATGCACCAATTCAACCTGCATAGAATCGCAGATAATATGTTATACAGGAACGAGGGAAAAAATATTGAGACAGCATAATTATAAAAGGCACTGATGCAAAGAGAAATTCTGGAAAACAATAGTCTACCTGCTCTCTTACTTCATCTGATATGTTAAGCTCATCAAATGAGATACCAGCTAAGGCTTGTTCAAGTCTTTCTGTAATGTCCTGGAAAGTCTtcattattttctctctctcaagAACCTGCAAATAGGGGAGGAATTTACAATTAGGAAATGGCCACGGTTGCGTATCTAGTACAGTAGTATTATCTGCTTACTGCCAAATGGTCACTACAGCATCAGAGAAAATTAACCACAGAAGGGATATGCATTGTACTGATCTAACGATAGGCATCACATAAGATCTAGTACCAAGTCATACTGATTTACAACAAACAAGCTTGTGCAAACATAGATAGATTCATTTAATTAATGCTATATAATCATTCTGACAAGCACAAATAGCTTGATTCCTGGATATCTAGATACCACTTGTATCATAATGTCCTATGGGCTAACGGTGTCTACACAGTTCAATCGCTTCATTCAGTGATTTCATTTAGAAGGGTCAAACTTGTCCCTATTCCGGCTTTTTGCAAGCTGGATGTCCCACCCGGCCAGGATCCACATTTTTCTCTGATTACTTTACAATAACATAATTCTAACCCGTGATAAAATAAGCAAGAAGTAAGTGGAAGAACAATAATGTCTTTTTCATCAAGAGCAGGAGTAATTTAACCATCTACCATTGAGCGTTGTGTTGCTGGATCTGTACGGAATGTTATCTCTGAGCTATCAAATGTTGATGTGGACGGTGAATTTGAGCTGGTTGGCTGCTGGTGGATCAGTAATAAGAAAAACTCGGTTGTATGTGTGCTGCAACCCCTTGGTCCTTATGGAAAACTCGAAATGGTATGTGCTTTCAGGGGGAAACGTAGCAAGGGATGGCGCAGGTGCTCGGTACAACTACAGAGCTGCTGAAAAAATGGTCCGTGCTGCTCAAAACGCAAGCTCTGATAGCAATGGACTGTTACATTGGTGCGTGGAGGTGAAGTAGAAGGAACCGCCAAGACTCAAATGGAGATAAAGAACTTCAAGCTTCAGGCTCAGGAGCGTTGTGTGGGGGACGTTCCCGCTCGACTACAGAGTTGCCAGAGCCAGAAACCTGATGGGTGTGCAGGGTGTGGATCATCGAAGCAGTAGCTGGGATTTGAGCGAAAACAACGTATCTCTTTGTGGTTGATTCTTCTGTTAATGGTGTGGTTGGTTTAGGTGGTGTTTCCGGCAGGCACACCTCGATACACTTTGTTGCAAAATAAAGTGGAGGAAAGCTTTGATCTGAAAA is a genomic window containing:
- the LOC117838351 gene encoding U-box domain-containing protein 13, which translates into the protein MDEEAKAGPKSDTNTNAAAAAEAAAASPLPPSSSEAAEREAKVEGAEVEEGEVVERLVELVGEIAAISDFRNSYRRQFCNLSRRIRLLVPMLEEAKEAPTPLPVASEAALRRLREALYGAGELLRLGSSGSKIFLVLEREKIMKTFQDITERLEQALAGISFDELNISDEVREQVELVHAQFKRAKERSDSSDDDLFNDLMSVYNSSSSANVDPDILRRLSEKLQLVTIYDLNQESLTLHEMASGGDPGAIVEKMSMLLKRIKDFVQTQDPEMGAQASTTDISPKDNSACPAIPDDFRCPISLDLMKDPVIVATGQTYERGCIERWLEAGHDTCPKTQQKLPNKSLTPNYVLRSLITQWCEANGIEPPKRSAQLSNAPKPCTAAEHNNVVELLQKLSSQNLEDQRGAAGMLRQLAKRSAENRACIGDAGAIPILVSLLSTTDVSTQEHVVTALLNLSIYEENKARIITSGAVPGIVHVLKRGSMEARENSAATLFSLSIVDENKVTIGASGAIPALVQLLSNGSQRGKKDAATALFNLCIYQGNKGKAVRAGLVPILLELLTETESGMVDEALAILAILSGHPEGKAAIGAASAIPVLVGVIRNGSARNKENAAAVMVHLCNGEQQQQHLAEAQEQGIVSLLEELAESGTDRGKRKAIQLLERMNRFLKQQSQAQAQAEAMAQVHAQAQAQALALVEAQAQADMQAERSLLPTSSSHIPD